In Nicotiana tabacum cultivar K326 chromosome 11, ASM71507v2, whole genome shotgun sequence, a single window of DNA contains:
- the LOC142166338 gene encoding uncharacterized protein LOC142166338, whose amino-acid sequence MGIQFKFGNQAPTWRAREYNSSSAIRRPPGEHGNTIQVQQSGAHLKSMGIQFKFSNHAPTWRAREYSSSSAVRRPPGEHGNTIQVQQSGAHLESTGIQFKFSNQAPTWRARVYNSSLEVRCPPGEHRNTIQVQQSGTHLESTGVQFKFSSQGLTWRAREYNSSSAIMRPPGEHEDTVQVQKSDAHLESTGIQFKIRNQTPTWRAREYSSSSEIRHPPGKHENTVQVQQSGGHLESTEYSSSSEIRRPPGEHRNTVQVQQSCTTWRAREYKSSSTIRRPPGEYGNTVQVKQSGAHLESTRIQFKFSNQAPTWRAREYSSSSAIRRPPGEHGNTVQVQQSIAHLEALEYSSSLAIRHHLESTGIQFRFSNQAPT is encoded by the coding sequence atgggaatacaattcaagttcggcaatcaggcgcccacctggagagcacgggaatacaattcaagttcagcaatcaggcgcccacctggagagcacgggaatacaattcaagttcagcaatcaggcgcccacctgaagagcatgggaatacaattcaagttcagcaatcacgcgcccacctggagagcacgggaatacagttcaagttcagcagtaaggcgcccacctggagagcatgggaatacaattcaagttcagcaatcaggcgcccatctagagagcacgggaatacaattcaagttcagcaatcaggcgcccacctggagagcacgggtatacaattcaagtttagaagttaggtgcccacctggagagcacaggaatacaattcaagttcagcaatcaggcacccacctagagagcacgggagtacagttcaagtttagtaGTCAGGGGCTCACCTGGAGAGCACGCGAATAcaattcgagttcagcaatcatgcgcccaccagGAGAGCACGaggatacagttcaagttcagaaatcagatgcccacctggagagcacaggaatacagttcaagatcagaaatcagacacccacctggagagcacgggaatacagttcaagttcagaaatcaggcacccacctggaaagcacgagaatacagttcaagttcagcaatcaggcggccacctggagagcacggaatacagttcaagttcagaaatcaggcgcccacctggagagcacaggaatacagttcaagttcagcaatcatgcaccacctggagagcacgggaatacaaatcaagttcaacaatcaggcgcccacctggagagtacgggaatacagttcaagttaagcagtcaggcgcccacctggagagcacgagaatacagttcaagttcagcaatcaggcgcccacctggagagcacgggaatacagttcaagttcagcaatcaggcgcccacctggagagcacgggaatacagttcaagttcagcaatcaatcGCCCACCTGGAAGCActagaatatagttcaagtttagcaatcaggcaccacctggagagcacgggaatacaattcaggttcagcaatcaggcgcccacctag